The Ketogulonicigenium vulgare WSH-001 genome includes a region encoding these proteins:
- a CDS encoding type I restriction endonuclease subunit R, with amino-acid sequence MNHARHSEGAFETVIEATMLANGAVPEPTSGFNRDRAIFPETVLSFIRDTQPKEWKALEALHGEKTGTQVLADLTTWMDREGSLATLRHGFKCYGKTLRVAFFKAAHGLNPELEARYAANRVGITRQLHFSKVSEKSLDVALSVNGIPVASVELKNPMTGQTVEHALHQYRHDRDPREPIFEFKRRMLVHFAADTDTVFMTTRLAGAATHFLPFNKGNNGGAGNAPDPKGRSYRTAYLWEEVLQPDSLLDLLARFIHLQIEEKRDDQGRKVKKETMIFPRYHQLEAVRLLVDQAQREGVGSNYLIEHSAGSGKSNTIGWLTHRLASLHDDKNARVFDSVVVITDRVVLDKQLQDTIYQFEHKHGVVQKIDESSRQLAEALESAVPIIITTLQKFPFVSRQLAKMAEERGEANSGTLRSRHCAVIIDEAHSSQGGETATDLKEVLGGQGLREEAAKYMAENDEEDVEELYRSMAKRGRQANLSFFAFTATPKHKTFKVFGRDDKPAHRYTMRQAIEEGFILDVLKHYTTYATYFRLLRASEDDPNVERKKAARALARFLKLHPHNIAQKTEVMIEHFHAATQHKIGGRAKAMVITGSRLEAVRYKQSFDRYIKDKGYAIKSLVAFSGIVTDDRLKDVAYTEEGMNLGVREKELPEVFSTQEYQVLLVAEKYQTGFDQPLLHTMYVDRRLAGIQAVQTLSRLNRIHPLKEDTFVLDFVNERDEIREAFKTYFEGAEVGEDVDPARMYEIKSELDADGIYIGEDVERFSAVYFKPRQRQSPNDHQLMNAALDPCVARFKELQQETPDEAELWRGKLLAFCSLYGFLSQIIPYQDTDLERLYVFLRHLATKLPKRGAGPSYQFDDEVRLEYYRLQKISEGSISLSNGQANRLDGPSEVGTGVLHEEAVPLSRLIDVVNDRFGTDFNQADQLFFDQIVEAAISDVALKQAATVNPGDKFELVFKNLLEALFVERMDQNEEIFARFMNDKSFQKVVTGWLSSEAYRKLNHSLEDTPAD; translated from the coding sequence ATGAACCACGCTCGGCATTCAGAAGGTGCATTCGAGACCGTCATTGAAGCCACGATGTTGGCAAATGGAGCCGTGCCGGAACCTACGTCGGGGTTCAACCGTGATCGTGCCATCTTCCCGGAGACTGTCCTCTCCTTCATCCGCGACACACAGCCGAAGGAATGGAAAGCTCTGGAGGCACTCCACGGAGAAAAGACCGGCACCCAAGTCCTTGCCGATCTGACCACATGGATGGATCGAGAGGGTTCTCTGGCCACCTTGCGGCACGGTTTCAAGTGCTACGGCAAGACTCTGCGTGTGGCCTTCTTTAAGGCGGCGCATGGGCTGAACCCCGAGTTGGAAGCTCGCTACGCCGCCAACCGCGTCGGGATCACGCGGCAACTCCATTTCTCAAAGGTCTCCGAAAAGTCCTTAGACGTTGCGCTGAGCGTAAACGGCATTCCAGTCGCGTCGGTCGAACTCAAGAACCCGATGACCGGACAGACGGTCGAGCACGCCTTGCACCAGTACCGCCATGACCGCGATCCGCGCGAGCCGATCTTCGAGTTCAAGCGTCGTATGCTGGTCCACTTCGCAGCCGACACCGACACGGTGTTCATGACTACACGGCTTGCGGGAGCGGCCACCCATTTCCTGCCCTTCAACAAAGGCAACAACGGTGGTGCCGGTAATGCGCCCGATCCCAAGGGTCGCAGTTACCGCACGGCCTATCTCTGGGAAGAGGTGTTGCAGCCGGACAGTCTGCTCGATCTGTTGGCACGCTTCATCCACCTGCAGATAGAGGAAAAGCGCGACGATCAGGGCCGGAAGGTAAAAAAGGAGACGATGATCTTTCCGCGTTACCACCAGCTCGAAGCGGTTCGCTTGCTGGTTGATCAGGCGCAGCGCGAAGGCGTAGGCAGCAACTACCTAATCGAGCATTCCGCCGGTAGCGGCAAGAGCAACACCATCGGCTGGCTCACACACCGGCTGGCGTCACTTCATGACGACAAGAACGCACGCGTGTTCGACAGCGTGGTCGTGATCACCGATCGCGTGGTGCTGGATAAGCAGTTGCAGGACACGATCTATCAGTTCGAGCATAAGCACGGCGTCGTGCAGAAGATCGACGAAAGTTCGCGCCAGCTGGCGGAAGCCCTGGAAAGCGCCGTGCCGATCATCATCACTACCTTGCAGAAGTTCCCCTTCGTCTCGCGTCAGCTCGCTAAGATGGCGGAGGAGCGCGGGGAAGCGAATAGCGGCACGCTAAGGTCACGGCACTGCGCCGTTATCATCGACGAAGCGCACAGCTCGCAGGGCGGCGAAACGGCGACCGACCTCAAGGAGGTTCTGGGCGGCCAGGGCCTTCGCGAGGAAGCCGCGAAATACATGGCCGAGAACGACGAAGAGGATGTAGAGGAACTCTACCGCTCGATGGCGAAGCGCGGGCGGCAGGCGAACTTGAGCTTCTTTGCCTTCACCGCAACACCGAAGCACAAGACCTTCAAGGTTTTCGGACGCGATGACAAGCCCGCCCATCGCTACACAATGCGGCAGGCGATCGAGGAAGGGTTCATCCTCGACGTGCTGAAGCACTACACGACCTACGCCACCTATTTCCGGCTCCTAAGGGCGAGCGAAGACGATCCGAACGTCGAGCGGAAGAAGGCTGCCCGCGCGCTCGCCCGCTTTCTCAAGCTGCATCCTCACAATATCGCCCAGAAGACGGAGGTGATGATCGAGCATTTCCACGCCGCGACCCAGCACAAGATCGGTGGCCGTGCCAAGGCGATGGTAATCACGGGTTCGCGCCTCGAAGCGGTCCGCTACAAGCAGAGCTTTGACCGCTATATTAAGGATAAGGGCTATGCCATCAAGTCGCTGGTGGCCTTCTCCGGCATTGTCACGGACGACAGGCTGAAGGATGTCGCCTACACCGAAGAAGGGATGAATCTCGGCGTCCGTGAGAAGGAACTGCCAGAGGTTTTCTCCACGCAGGAGTATCAGGTGCTGCTCGTCGCCGAGAAGTACCAAACGGGCTTCGACCAACCCTTGTTGCACACAATGTATGTCGACAGGCGGCTTGCTGGCATTCAGGCAGTTCAAACGCTATCGCGCCTGAACCGTATCCATCCGCTGAAAGAAGACACCTTCGTCCTCGATTTCGTCAACGAACGAGATGAAATCCGCGAGGCATTCAAGACCTATTTCGAGGGCGCCGAGGTAGGCGAGGACGTCGACCCAGCCCGAATGTATGAGATAAAGAGCGAACTCGACGCCGACGGAATCTATATCGGCGAGGACGTTGAACGCTTTAGCGCCGTCTATTTCAAGCCGCGCCAACGCCAGAGCCCGAACGATCATCAGTTGATGAATGCGGCACTTGATCCGTGCGTGGCCCGTTTCAAGGAGCTTCAGCAAGAAACTCCGGACGAGGCTGAGCTGTGGCGCGGCAAGCTATTGGCCTTCTGTAGCCTCTATGGGTTCCTCAGCCAGATCATTCCCTATCAGGATACGGACCTTGAGCGCCTGTATGTTTTCCTGCGTCACCTCGCGACCAAGCTGCCGAAGCGCGGCGCTGGGCCGTCTTACCAGTTCGATGACGAGGTGCGGCTTGAGTATTATCGTCTGCAGAAGATCAGCGAAGGCTCGATCAGCCTGAGCAATGGCCAGGCCAACCGGCTCGATGGTCCCTCGGAAGTCGGAACCGGCGTGCTGCATGAGGAAGCGGTTCCACTGTCGCGGCTCATCGATGTCGTCAACGACCGTTTTGGTACTGATTTTAATCAGGCCGACCAGTTGTTCTTCGATCAGATTGTCGAAGCGGCAATCTCTGATGTGGCCCTGAAGCAGGCGGCGACTGTCAATCCGGGTGACAAGTTTGAGCTGGTGTTCAAGAATTTGCTGGAAGCACTGTTCGTGGAGCGAATGGACCAGAACGAAGAAATTTTCGCCCGCTTCATGAACGACAAGTCCTTCCAAAAAGTCGTTACGGGTTGGCTGTCGTCTGAAGCCTATCGCAAGCTCAACCATTCGTTAGAAGATACACCTGCTGATTAA